The DNA sequence TCCTGTCCCCCCTGCGCGTGGTGATCTCGCGCAGCTTGCTCACCACGCCCCCGAAGCGCACCTCGGTCCCGTCGCCCGCCTCGGAGAGCGTGGCGGTGTCGAAGGTGGCGTACTGACCGAGCATCGCCTCGTACTGCGCCAGCGGGTGGCCGGTGATGTAGAAGCCCAGCGACTCCTTCTCGTAGGCGAGCATCTGGCGCTCCCCCCACTCGGAGACGTCGGGCAAATCAGGCTCCGGCGTCTCCCTCGCGCCGGCTGGCATCATGTCGAAGAGCCTGGCCTGGCCGCTGTGGCGGTCCCGCTGCCTGGAGGCGGCGATCTCCATGGCGGTGTCGAGCGCGGCGAGCATCGCAGCCCTCGGGGCCCCGCTCGAGTCGAACGCCCCGCACTTGATGAGGCTCTCTATCACCCGCCTGTTGGCGCGCCTGGTGTCCACCCTCTCGCAGAAGCCGAAGAGCGAACCGAAGGGGCCGCCCTCGGAGCGGGCCTGCACCACGCTCTCGATCGCCCCGTCGCCCACGTTCTTGACCGCGGCCAGCCCGAAGCGGATCGTCAGATCGCCCACCACGGAGAAGTCGTGTCCGCTCTCGTTCACGTCGGGCGGCAGCACCTTTATCCCGTGCGAGCGGCAATCGTTCATGTAGGCGAGTATCTTGTCGGTCACGTCCTTCTCGGAGGTGAGCAGCGCCGCCATGAACTCGGTGGGGTGGCGGGCCTTGAGGTATGCGGTCTGGTAGGCGACCATCGCGTAGGCCGCGCTGTGGGACTTGTTGAACCCGTAGTCGGCGAACTTCGCCATCAGGTCGAATATCTGCTCCGCCTTGGCCTTCGCGAGCCCGCCGGCCACCGAGCCGGTGACGAAGCGCTCGCGCTGCTTCTGCATCTCCTCGGGCTTCTTCTTTCCCATCGCGCGCCTGAGGAGGTCCGCCTCGCCGAGGCTGTAGCTGGCTAGGAGGTTGGCGATCTTCATCACCTGCTCCTGATAGAGGATCACGCCGTAGGTCTCCCTGAGTATCGGCTCGAGCTGCGGGAGGATGTGCCTGATCGGTGTGCGGCCGTGCTTGCGGTTGATGAAGTCGTCGACCATGCCCGAGCCCAGGGGGCCCGGGCGGAACAGCGCGACCAGGGCCACGACGTCCTCGAAGGCGGTGGGCGCGAGCTTCATCACCAGGTCGGTCATGCCGGAGCTCTCGAGCTGGAACACGCCCTGGGTGTCGCCGGCGGAGAGCTGCGCGAACACCTGCGGGTCGTCGAGCGGCACGGAGTCGATCTCCAGCCTCTCGCCCGTCCGCTCCTCCACGAGCCGCACCGCGTCCTCGATCACCGTGAGCGTCTTGAGGCCGAGGAAGTCGAACTTGATGAGCCCCATCTTCTCGACCGCCTTCATGTCGAACTGGGTCACCACCTCGTCGTTCGACCCCCTGTAGAGGGGCAAAAACTCGGTGAGGGGCTGGTCGGAGATGACCACGCCCGCCGCGTGCGTGGAGGCGTGCCTGGGGAACCCCTCGAGCGCCTTGGCTATGGAGAGCATCCGGGCGACCCGCTGGTCCTTTCGCGCCAGATCGGAGAGCCTGGGCTCGATCTTCAGGGCCTGATCGAGCGTCATGTCCACCGTCGCCGGTATGAGCTTGGCGATGCGGTCCACCTCCGCGTACGGCATGGCCAGCACCCTGCCCACGTCGCGCACCACGGCGCGCGCCTTCATCTTCCCGAAGGTGATGATCTGGCCCACGTTGCCGTACTTCTTCGCCACATACTCTATGACCTCGCCGCGACGGCGCTTGCAGAAGTCTATGTCCACGTCGGGCATGCTTATGCGCTCGGGGTTCAAAAACCGCTCGAAGATCAGCCCGTTCTCGATCGGATCGATGTTCGTGATGCCGAGGCAGTAGGCGGTGAGCGACCCGGCCGCCGATCCCCTCCCCGGTCCCACCGGGAGCCTCACGCTCCTGGCGTAGCCTATGAAGTCGGCCACGATGAGGAAGTAGCCGGCGAACCCCATCTTGGAAATGACCTTTATCTCCTCCTCGAGCCTCGCCTCGTATCCGGCCCTCAGCTCCTCGCGCCCCTCGGCCCTGCGCCTGAACACCGCCTCGAGCCTCTTCTCGAGACCCTCTCGGGCCCTCGCCTCGAGGTAGCCGGCGAGGTCCTGGCCTTCGGGGGGCACGAACCTGGGGAAGTGGTAGGTCTTGAAGTCGAACTCGAGGTTGAGCCTCTCCGCTATTGCAACGGTGTTGGAGACCGCCTCCGGGCATTCGGAGAACAGCTCAGCCATCTGGTCGGGGCTCTTGAGGTAGAACTCCTGGCTGCCCAGGCGCATGCGGTCCGGTTCGTCGAGGTTCTTTCCGGTCTGGATGCACAGCAGCGCGTCGTGCGCCTCCGCGTCCTCGCGCCCGATGTAGTGCACGTCGTTGGTCGCGCACAGCCCTATCCCCGTCTCCCTCGCCAGCTCGATGAGCCCCCGGTTCACCCTCTCCTGGTCGGGGAGGAAGTGGTCCTGGATCTCGAGGAAGAGGCGGTTGTCGATGAAGATCGAGGAGAGCTCCTCGACCGCCCCCTTCGCCTCCTTTATCCTTCCGGCCGCCAATTCCCGGCTGACCCACCCCTTGAGGCACCCTGTGAGGGCGATGAGCCCCTTGCTGTTTTCTCTTAAAATATCCAGATCTATTCGAGGTTTATAATAAAACCCCTCTAAATAACTTGAACTTATCAGGCGGCAGAGGTTGCGGTATCCCTCCCTGTTTTTGCACAGCAGGGTGATGTGGGTGAGCTCACCTTGCCGGCCCGGGTCCCTGGCGAGCCTCGAGCCCCTGGGCATGAGATAGAGCTCAGCCCCGATGCAGGGCTTCACCCCGGCCCTGGACATGGTCTGGTAGAACTCTATGGCGCCGAAGAGGTTGCCGTGGTCGGTGATCGCCAGGGCCGGCATGCGCAGCTCCTTGGCGCGGGCCGCGAGCGCCTCTATGGGCGCGGCCCCGTCGAGGAGGCTGTAGTAGGAGTGCACGTGCAGATGTACGAAGTTGGCGTGATGCATTGAAAATCCGTGACTCGTGACTCGTGACTCGTTACTCGTGACTGGCGTGACAACCAAGATGACCTGTTCATTACAGCCGGTCACTAGTCACCAGTCACTGAAATTTATTCCCACTCAATCGTGGCCGGCGGTTTGGACGAGATGTCGTACACGACGCGGTTTATGCCGCGCACCTCGTTGATGATCCGGTTGGATATGCGGCCGAGCAGCTCGTGCGGGAGCCTCGCCCAGTCGGCGGTCATGCCGTCGGTGGACTCGACCGCCCTGAGCGCCACCACGTTCTCGTAGGTCCGCTCGTCGCCCATGACCCCCACCGACTTGACCGGCAGAAGCACGCAGAACGACTGCCAGAGCGAGCCGTAGCGTCCCGCCCCCTTTATCTCCTGCATGAGTATCTCGTCCGCGTCGCGCAGAAGGGAGATCCTCTCCCGCGTGACCTCGCCCACGATGCGCACCGCGAGCCCCGGCCCCGGGAAAGGCTGGCGCATGACGATCTCCTCGGGCAGGCCGAGCCTGCGCCCCACCTCGCGGACCTCGTCCTTGAAGAGCTCCCTGAACGGCTCGATGAGCTCAAGCCCCATCCTCTCCGGCAGCCCCCCCACGTTGTGGTGGCTCTTTATCACCGCCGACGGCCCCTTGAACGAGACCGACTCAATGACGTCCGGATAGAGGGTCCCCTGGGCGAGGAAACGCACCCCCTCGATCCTGCGCGCCTCCTCCTCGAACACGGACACGAACTCGGCGCCTATCGCCTTGCGCTTCGCCTCCGGCTCCTCGAGGCCGGCGAGCCTCTCGAGGAAGCGCCCCTCCGCGGGCGCGACGTCGAGGTTGATTTTGAACGAGCCTCGGAACAGGCGCTCGACCTTCTCCGCCTCGCCCTTCCGGAGCAGCCCGTTGTCCACGAATATGCAGAAGAGCCGATCCCCTATCGCCCTGTGCAGGAGCGCAGCCGCCACAGAGGAGTCCACCCCGCCGGAGAGGCCGAGGATGACCCTGTCGTTCCCCACCCGCTCGCGGATGTCGCGCACCTGGGATTCGACGAACGACTCCATGGTCCAGGTGGGCTCGCACCCGCAGATGCCGATCACGAAGTTCCTGAGCAGTATCGCCCCCTCGGGCGTGTGCGCGACCTCGGGGTGGAACTGCACCCCGATCAGCCGGTCCGACCCGTCGGCCATCGCTGCGAAGGGGGTGTTGGCGCTCCGCGCGATGGCCCTGAAGCCCGGCGGGAGCTCCTCGACCTTGTCGCCGTGGCTCATCCACACCGGCATGGGCCAGGATCTCACCCCCTCGAGGAACGGGTGCGACTCCTCCGCCTGGATCACCGCATGGCCGTACTCGCGCCTCTGCGAGCCGGCCACCCTGCCGCCGAGCGCCCGGGCCATGGACTGCATGCCGTAGCAGATGCCGAGCACCGGCACGCCGAGGGCCAGCAGCGAGCCGTCGAGCCTCGGGGAGGCGGGATCGGTGACCGACGACGGGGAGCCGGAGAGGACTATGCCCCTGGGCGCGAAGGCGCGCACCTCCTCCGCCGTCCGGGTGCAGGGCCATATCTCGCAGTAGACCCGCTGCTCGCGGATCCGCCGCGCGATCAGCTGCGTGTACTGCGAGCCGAAATCCAGTATGAGGATTCTGTTGGGATCCATTTTATTCCTGCGAGTAGTTGGGGGCTTCCTTGGTGATGATCACGCCGTGCACGTGCGACTCCCGAAGCCCTGCGGGCGTGATGCGCATGAACTTCGTCCTCTCGGAGAGGTCGTCGATGGTCCGGCAGCCGGCGTAGCCCATGCCGGAGCGCAGCCCCCCGATCATCTGGTGGACCACGTCACGGAGCCTCCCGCGGTAGGGGACCCTGCCCTCGATGCCCTCGGGGACGAGCTTGCCCGCGTCGTCGACGTCGCCCTGGAAGTAGCGGTCGCGGCTCCCCCTCTTCATGGCCTCGATGGAGCCCATGCCGCGGTAGACCTTGTAGCTGCGCCCCTGGTAGAGCACCACCTCGCCGGGCGACTCGTCGGTGCCCGCGAACATGGAGCCTATCATCACGCTGCTCGCCCCCGCGGCCAGCGCCTTGACCACGTCGCCCGAGAACTTCACCCCGCCGTCCGCGATGAGGGGCACGCCGGCCTTTCTCGTGTATGCGGCGACGTTCGCGATGGCGGTGACCTGCGGCACCCCGCAGCCCGCCACGACGCGCGTGGTGCAGATCGAGCCCGGGCCCACGCCGACCTTCACCGCTGAGGCCCCGGCCTCGGCCAGCGCCCTGGCAGCGTCGGCGGTGGCGATGTTCCCGCCCACGATCTCGAGTCCGGGGAACTCGGCCCTGAGCCTGCCCACCATGCGGACGACCCCGGCCGAGTGGCCGTGCGCGGTGTCGACGACGACGACGTCGACGCCCGCCTCGACCAGCGCGCGGGCGCGGTCCGCCTCCGCATCGCCCACCCCCACCGCGGCGCCGACCCTGAGCCTGCCGAGCGCGTCCTTGGCCGCGCTCGGGTAGAGCTTGGCCTTCTTCAGATCGCGCGTGGTGATGAGTCCCATGAGCCTGCCGTCGCCGTCGACGATGGGCAGCTTCTCGACGCGGTGCTCGTTGAGCATGTCGCGCGCGTCGGAGAGCGTGATCCCCTGCCGCGCGGTGACGAGCCTCTCAAGCGGTGTCATCATGTCGGCGACCAGCCGCGTGGGCTCCTCCTCGAACCTGAAGTCGCGGCCGGTCACCATGCCGACGAGCTTCCCCTCCTCAGTCACCGGGAATCCGGAGATGTTGTGCTGCCTGGAGAGCTCCTTGAGCTGGCTGAGGGTCCTGTCGGGCGAGACCGTTATCGGCTCCGCCACCATGCCGCTCTCGAACTTCTTGACCCTGCGCACCTCGGCGGCCTGGACCTCGGGCGCCCAGTTCTTGTGGATGATCCCGATGCCCCCCTCCTGAGCCATGGCGATCGCGGTGGCCGATTCGGTCACGGTGTCCATGGCGGCGGACAGGAGCGGTATATTGAGGCGGATCTTCCGGGTGAGCCCTGTGGAGATGTCCGCTTCCCTGGGGAGGAAATCGGAGGCTGCGGGAACGATCAGGATGTCGTCGAAGGTGAGGCCTTCCTGTATGCGGTCGCCCAACATTGGCGGACCCTATACCCGGTTCGGCCGCATTGTCAAGGAGTTCGCGGGCTTTTGCTACGGCGCCCAGCGACGGGAAGGCTCCGCGGGGGCCACGTCTCCGGTCCTGCCCTCGTCCGGCGCAGAGGGAGCGGTGATGACCGGGCCCGAAGGGACGGGCGCGGGGATCTCCCCTGCGGAGGGCAAAGCGGCGGGAGCGGGAGCGGGAGCAGGCGCAGGCACAGGTGCCGGCGGGGCGACGGGCGGGGTGTAAACAGGCTGGTACACCGGCTGGTAGAACGGCTGCGAAGGGACGGGTTGAGGTTGAGGCTGAGGCTGAGGTTGAGGTTGAGCGGGGACCGGCTCGGGCGTCACGCCGGGCGCCTGATAGACAGGGAGCGGCCGGCCAGCAGCCCGCACGACCTCCGGCATGTCGCCGTTGTAGCGCGCGCTCGTGATCGTGAAGACCACCCTGCGGTTGAGCCGTCTGCCCTCCTCGGTCTCGTTCGACGCGGCGGGCCTCTGGGAGCCGTATGCCACGGGGACGAGGTCCACGCCGGGCCGCACCCCGTGCGAGCGCATGTACTCGATCACCGTCCTGCAGCGCGCCATGGACAGCCGCTCGTTCGCCGCCGCGGTGCCGATCGCGTCCGCGTGCCCGCCCACCTTCACCACGGTGATCCACGGAGTGGCGTTGATCGTGCGTATGACCTCCATGATGCCGGGGACCGCGTCCTGCCTGAGGTTCGAGAGGCCGAAGTCGAAGTAGACCGGCGTGAGCGTCTCGATCTCGCCCCCGCGTATGCCGCCGTACCGCCCGCGCTCCAGCCCGGCCAGCTCGTCGACCTGCGACCAGTCGACCGCGCCGTAGGTGTCGAGGAGGTCGTAGTACTTGGGGCACGCCGGGTCGTCCACGCCGGTGCGGAAGGCGTCGGCGGGCGGGCAGAGGCGGGCGAGCTCCCTCGTCTCCTCGAAGTCGTAGTACTTGGGGCAGGCCTGGTCGTGTATCTGCGCGTTGAAGTTCGCCGGGTCGTCGGGGCAGACGAGGCTCATCTCGGCCAGTCCCAACGCCACTATGTTGCGGACCTCCTCGGGCGAGTAGAGCTCCGTGAGGTCGAACACCTTGGGGCAGGCCTGGTCGTGGTAGCGCGAATCGAAGTCCTCGGCTTTGGCGGGGCAGCGCAGCACCAGGGTCGCCAGCTCCTTGAGCTCGTAGTACTTGGGGCACGCGTCGTCGTGCACCCCCTCTTTCCAGTCCTCGGGGTTCGGCGGGCACTCCTTCGCCAGGGCGTAGAGCCGGCCCTTCGAGAACCCGGCGTATGCGGGGGAGCACAGCGGCCCCACCAGCATCTCCCTGCCCTTGTATTTGGGCGTCATGAGCCTGTACTTCGCGCCAACGACCGAGCGGAAGCGCGCGCCCTTCACCCCGCATACGAGGCAGGTGCCGAAGCCGGCGTGCAGGCTCACGCCGGTCTGCTTTATGTTCCAGCGCGCCCCCGCCATGGCCTCCGTGGGGTTGGTGTCCACGTCGCCGAAGAGGTTGGAGAGGTCCCCCTCGGCGTTGATCTCGGCGAAGGCGTCCACGCCGTGGTCGAAGTTGCCCTCCGCGCCCAGCCCCACGAGGAACTTGTGCTGCAGCTCCACGTTCGCGGCCGTGGTCTTGCGGCCCCCCTGGTAGCCGAGGTTCAAGGTCATCCCGAACCTCGGGTGGATCCTGCCGTCGAGCGCGACCACGAGCCCGCCGGTGATCCCCGGCTCGCCCACGAAGTGGGACGAGCGGCCGGTCGGGAAGGTGATGAACGGGACGAACGCGAGCCCGATGTGCTTGCGGCACGCGTCGAGCACCCTGGCCTTGGCCTCGAGCCTCAGGTCGCCCAGGTCCATGAAGTTCTGCCTGGTCGCGCCCGCGGTGTAGGGGTCGAGCAGGGTGTTGACCATTACTATGGGGAGGTCGACGCCGAACTGCAGAAAGTCGAGCGCGCCGATCGCGCCGAGCACGTGGGCCGCGAACATGTTGTCTATGACCTTCTGCGTGGGCTGGGTGCCGATCCTCACGTCCAGCGGGCTGTAGGCGTAATCGAAGTAGAGCCCCGCGTCGAACTGGAGGGTCTTGAGCGTCTCGGTGTCGTAGAGCATGAGGTAGGCGTTGCGGCCGGTCGCTGGCCGGAAGAACATGGAGTTGAAGTGCCGGCTGTCCGCGCGCGAGACCCCGTGCGGGACGAGGACCGCCATGATTGCTGCCGCGACGAGAAAGATCCTGCGGATCGGTGTCATGCCTCCCCCGGACACGATGCAGAGATAAGAAATTATTAGGAATTTACCAAAGATGGTTCGATCTGGCAACCCATTTGGCCTACTTTTTCCCCTTCGGCTGCCTCCGCTCCACCTTGAAGGAGTAGAGCTTGCCGGAGTTCGAAAGCACGTAGAGCATGTCCCCGTCCACGAACGGGTCACCCAGGCTCCCCTTCTTGATGAAGCGCTCGTACGCCACGTCGCCCGTCTCCTCCTCGATCACGAATATCTTGTCGGTGGTCGAGACCACGGCGACGTAGCCGGGGCCGGCGGCCGGAGAGGAGAGCGCCGGCTTCTCCAGGTCCTGCTGCCACCGGATCATCCCGGTGGAGGGGTCGAGCGAGTAGAGGCTGCCGCGGCCGGTGCTGTAGAGGGTCCCCCCGTGCGCATGCACGTCGCTCGCGCCGCCCGCCTCGTTCATCCACTCGACCGCGCCGCTTGCCGGGTCCATCGCGTAGAGCGAGCCGTCCGCAGAGGCGGCGTAGAGCATCCCGCCCCGGAGGAGCGGCGTGCTGTCCACGTCGTAGACCATCTCCCTCAAGTCGCCGAGCCTTCTCACCCACGCGACCGATCCGTCGGAGTCGCGCACCGCCCTCAGGTCGCCGGTCGCGGTCCCCTGGTATATGAGCCCTCCCGCGTGCGCAGGCGCGGCCGCCCTGCGGACCGAGAAGCCGAACTCGCGGTCCATGGGGCCCGTGTGCCAGAATTCGGAGCCGGTCGCCTGGTCGAGCGCGTAGAGCCTGCCGGACATGGTGGAGACATAGACCCTGCCGTCGTGCGCCAGCGGCGCCGCCATGATCTCGGTGTCGAGCTTCGCGCTCCATCGCAGGGAGCCGTCCCCCGCGCCCAGGCAGTAGAACACCCCCTTCGCGTCGCCCACGAAGACGCTGCCCGCGGAGTATGCGGCCTGCGACTGTATCGGCCCCTCGGTCCTGTGCTCCCACAGCTTCTTCGCCCTGGGGAGCTCGAAGGCGTAGAACCTGCCCGCGTCGGCCCCTATGAAGATCTTCCCGTCCGCGACGAGCGGGGTGGAGAACTGGTAGGGCCTCTTGTTCCAGAAGGAGGACTTCTTGAGGCTCGAGATCCTGTCCCTGTTCACCTTCCAGCGCCGGGACGCTTCGCTCCGGCGGCCGTAGCGCCTGAGCGCCTCGTTCCTGCGCATCGACTCCGCGCTCGTGAAGTGCCGCTTCGGGGGCTGGCGGTAGGCGCGCGCGACGGACGGCATCGCGACCGCCGCGACGAGCGCAAGCGCGGCCAGCGCGAGGGCCGGCCTCATATCCTTCCGTTCGCGGCAAGCCATAGCAGGCGCTCCTCGCTCCGGGCCCGGACGAGCCTGTCATCCTCGCCCGCGCCGTCGATTATGATCCTGTAGAGCTCGGCGGCGCCCTGAAAGTCGCCCGCCCTCTCGAGGCATGCGGCCGCCATCAGCTCGCTCGTCTTCGGTATCAGGTTGCCCGGGTCGGCGGCCGCCTTGCGGTAGGCCTCGGCCGCGGCGGCGGGGTCGCCCTCGGCGAGCCTGGTCTCGGCGAGCCTGTGCAGGGCCGCTATTCGCAGCACCGCCTGGCTTCGCGACCCGTCGGCGAGCTTCGCGAACTGCCGCTTTGCCTCGGCGGTCCTCCCCTCGGCGAGGAGCCTGCCGCCAAGCTCCATCATCGCCCTCTTGCCGGCGAAGTAGCGGGAATAGTCGTCCGCCACTCGCTCGAGGCCGGCGAGCCTCGCCTCCGAGGCCGGGGACTTTGCCTCGACCCCGAACATGGCCTCCGCGCCCGATCGCGCGCGGCGCCTGCCGTAAGCGTCGGCGCCGACCATGACGGCGACCACCAGAAGCCCCACGGCGACGAGCTCGACCGCGGAGACCCAGTGCGCCTTTATCCAGAGCATCGCGTGCACGCCCCAGTCCCTGAACTCGTCGTGCGGCCTGTGTTTGCCCCTCGGGAGTCTCTTGTAAGTAGCTATGGTACACCTCCGGATGGAAATTCGTCCCTGCCGAGTAGCAGAGGGCCCCTATTATGTCAAGCTGTAACCAATTGACTTTACAGCTACTTTTATCGGGCCTCCCCCTTTTTGCGATGGAAGATGCGCCTCTCCTGGACCGCGGCGACCAGCTCGGCGGACACGAGCATGAGCATGGACAGATAGTAGATCCAGATCACGAAGAGGACCGCCGCGGCCAGCGACCCGTACACGATGTTGTAGCGCTGCATGGAGAACGACATGTACGCGATGAAGAGCCACTTGGCCGCGCCGAGCCCGACGGAGAAGAACGCGCCGCCGACAAGCGC is a window from the Pseudomonadota bacterium genome containing:
- the dnaE gene encoding DNA polymerase III subunit alpha is translated as MHHANFVHLHVHSYYSLLDGAAPIEALAARAKELRMPALAITDHGNLFGAIEFYQTMSRAGVKPCIGAELYLMPRGSRLARDPGRQGELTHITLLCKNREGYRNLCRLISSSYLEGFYYKPRIDLDILRENSKGLIALTGCLKGWVSRELAAGRIKEAKGAVEELSSIFIDNRLFLEIQDHFLPDQERVNRGLIELARETGIGLCATNDVHYIGREDAEAHDALLCIQTGKNLDEPDRMRLGSQEFYLKSPDQMAELFSECPEAVSNTVAIAERLNLEFDFKTYHFPRFVPPEGQDLAGYLEARAREGLEKRLEAVFRRRAEGREELRAGYEARLEEEIKVISKMGFAGYFLIVADFIGYARSVRLPVGPGRGSAAGSLTAYCLGITNIDPIENGLIFERFLNPERISMPDVDIDFCKRRRGEVIEYVAKKYGNVGQIITFGKMKARAVVRDVGRVLAMPYAEVDRIAKLIPATVDMTLDQALKIEPRLSDLARKDQRVARMLSIAKALEGFPRHASTHAAGVVISDQPLTEFLPLYRGSNDEVVTQFDMKAVEKMGLIKFDFLGLKTLTVIEDAVRLVEERTGERLEIDSVPLDDPQVFAQLSAGDTQGVFQLESSGMTDLVMKLAPTAFEDVVALVALFRPGPLGSGMVDDFINRKHGRTPIRHILPQLEPILRETYGVILYQEQVMKIANLLASYSLGEADLLRRAMGKKKPEEMQKQRERFVTGSVAGGLAKAKAEQIFDLMAKFADYGFNKSHSAAYAMVAYQTAYLKARHPTEFMAALLTSEKDVTDKILAYMNDCRSHGIKVLPPDVNESGHDFSVVGDLTIRFGLAAVKNVGDGAIESVVQARSEGGPFGSLFGFCERVDTRRANRRVIESLIKCGAFDSSGAPRAAMLAALDTAMEIAASRQRDRHSGQARLFDMMPAGARETPEPDLPDVSEWGERQMLAYEKESLGFYITGHPLAQYEAMLGQYATFDTATLSEAGDGTEVRFGGVVSKLREITTRRGDRMCFATVEDLKGSVEVVVFSDLFADCSQLLKGDRPLLVVGTADADGENVKVVAKEIMPLDDAPQRLTRSVHFFLSQPEVTEHHLAQLKIVISRFPGGCPAFVHLVIPERTETVLALPEELKLSPVPQLVADVDRLFGHSVTRFMS
- the guaA gene encoding glutamine-hydrolyzing GMP synthase, coding for MDPNRILILDFGSQYTQLIARRIREQRVYCEIWPCTRTAEEVRAFAPRGIVLSGSPSSVTDPASPRLDGSLLALGVPVLGICYGMQSMARALGGRVAGSQRREYGHAVIQAEESHPFLEGVRSWPMPVWMSHGDKVEELPPGFRAIARSANTPFAAMADGSDRLIGVQFHPEVAHTPEGAILLRNFVIGICGCEPTWTMESFVESQVRDIRERVGNDRVILGLSGGVDSSVAAALLHRAIGDRLFCIFVDNGLLRKGEAEKVERLFRGSFKINLDVAPAEGRFLERLAGLEEPEAKRKAIGAEFVSVFEEEARRIEGVRFLAQGTLYPDVIESVSFKGPSAVIKSHHNVGGLPERMGLELIEPFRELFKDEVREVGRRLGLPEEIVMRQPFPGPGLAVRIVGEVTRERISLLRDADEILMQEIKGAGRYGSLWQSFCVLLPVKSVGVMGDERTYENVVALRAVESTDGMTADWARLPHELLGRISNRIINEVRGINRVVYDISSKPPATIEWE
- the guaB gene encoding IMP dehydrogenase, giving the protein MLGDRIQEGLTFDDILIVPAASDFLPREADISTGLTRKIRLNIPLLSAAMDTVTESATAIAMAQEGGIGIIHKNWAPEVQAAEVRRVKKFESGMVAEPITVSPDRTLSQLKELSRQHNISGFPVTEEGKLVGMVTGRDFRFEEEPTRLVADMMTPLERLVTARQGITLSDARDMLNEHRVEKLPIVDGDGRLMGLITTRDLKKAKLYPSAAKDALGRLRVGAAVGVGDAEADRARALVEAGVDVVVVDTAHGHSAGVVRMVGRLRAEFPGLEIVGGNIATADAARALAEAGASAVKVGVGPGSICTTRVVAGCGVPQVTAIANVAAYTRKAGVPLIADGGVKFSGDVVKALAAGASSVMIGSMFAGTDESPGEVVLYQGRSYKVYRGMGSIEAMKRGSRDRYFQGDVDDAGKLVPEGIEGRVPYRGRLRDVVHQMIGGLRSGMGYAGCRTIDDLSERTKFMRITPAGLRESHVHGVIITKEAPNYSQE
- a CDS encoding OmpA family protein is translated as MTPIRRIFLVAAAIMAVLVPHGVSRADSRHFNSMFFRPATGRNAYLMLYDTETLKTLQFDAGLYFDYAYSPLDVRIGTQPTQKVIDNMFAAHVLGAIGALDFLQFGVDLPIVMVNTLLDPYTAGATRQNFMDLGDLRLEAKARVLDACRKHIGLAFVPFITFPTGRSSHFVGEPGITGGLVVALDGRIHPRFGMTLNLGYQGGRKTTAANVELQHKFLVGLGAEGNFDHGVDAFAEINAEGDLSNLFGDVDTNPTEAMAGARWNIKQTGVSLHAGFGTCLVCGVKGARFRSVVGAKYRLMTPKYKGREMLVGPLCSPAYAGFSKGRLYALAKECPPNPEDWKEGVHDDACPKYYELKELATLVLRCPAKAEDFDSRYHDQACPKVFDLTELYSPEEVRNIVALGLAEMSLVCPDDPANFNAQIHDQACPKYYDFEETRELARLCPPADAFRTGVDDPACPKYYDLLDTYGAVDWSQVDELAGLERGRYGGIRGGEIETLTPVYFDFGLSNLRQDAVPGIMEVIRTINATPWITVVKVGGHADAIGTAAANERLSMARCRTVIEYMRSHGVRPGVDLVPVAYGSQRPAASNETEEGRRLNRRVVFTITSARYNGDMPEVVRAAGRPLPVYQAPGVTPEPVPAQPQPQPQPQPQPVPSQPFYQPVYQPVYTPPVAPPAPVPAPAPAPAPAALPSAGEIPAPVPSGPVITAPSAPDEGRTGDVAPAEPSRRWAP
- a CDS encoding PQQ-binding-like beta-propeller repeat protein → MRPALALAALALVAAVAMPSVARAYRQPPKRHFTSAESMRRNEALRRYGRRSEASRRWKVNRDRISSLKKSSFWNKRPYQFSTPLVADGKIFIGADAGRFYAFELPRAKKLWEHRTEGPIQSQAAYSAGSVFVGDAKGVFYCLGAGDGSLRWSAKLDTEIMAAPLAHDGRVYVSTMSGRLYALDQATGSEFWHTGPMDREFGFSVRRAAAPAHAGGLIYQGTATGDLRAVRDSDGSVAWVRRLGDLREMVYDVDSTPLLRGGMLYAASADGSLYAMDPASGAVEWMNEAGGASDVHAHGGTLYSTGRGSLYSLDPSTGMIRWQQDLEKPALSSPAAGPGYVAVVSTTDKIFVIEEETGDVAYERFIKKGSLGDPFVDGDMLYVLSNSGKLYSFKVERRQPKGKK